Proteins encoded together in one Carya illinoinensis cultivar Pawnee chromosome 3, C.illinoinensisPawnee_v1, whole genome shotgun sequence window:
- the LOC122304229 gene encoding uncharacterized protein LOC122304229 isoform X4 has product MTLVSPPLHSNPHPLLFSSSKRHRFQLLEFRVIRRRRRLKTFPSRLSLRSQFNFPDLFHDLFSQFPSLNSFDFLAPLSLGFASAFSLRLSRFKPPPVVSNDDVGEWILFASPTTFNRFVFLRCPSISFSGSELLEDVNEKLVKEDRHFVSLNKGRMKILFASSEEEEEWLAYQRVCVSTDDGGVISLDWPANLDLNEEQGLDTTLLLVPGTPQGSMDTNVRSFVCEALQRGCFPVVMNPRGCAGSPLTTARLFSAADSDDISTAIQFINEARPCATLMAVGWGYGANMLTKYLAESGEKTPLSAATCIDNPFDLEEATRSSSHHLAIDQKLTGGLIDILRSNKELFQGKAKGFNVEKALLATSVRDFEKSISMVSYGFDALEDFYSQSSTRDAVGKVKIPVLYIQNDDGMVPLLSIPRDLIAENPFTSLLFCSSMPSSIVASSKSALSWCQHLTIEWLTAVELGLLKGRHPLLKDMDVTINPSKGLSLVEARASDESGDMDRLLNLTESNSLNGYAVDPIKNMLEESDTAASIHLRSRRDSQENLEVEDMRVQEVENGALQHVNSVDGEFIIEEGVSSSDGERGQVLQTAQVVMTMLDITMPGTLTGEKKEKVLTAVNQGETLLQALQDAVPEDVRGKLTAAATGILQAQGTHLKFDGLRDAVQIPDVPSGLKSNIQEKVRRLSGAEGIEKDHNSSDQIKQADEVTDCSTYTQPGSEKPTVEPESDLSEEKSQRSVNLGQFQSTGGDGVDISDSVRKDSNELGNDDESAEFYKENPAPSLDYGEKGSETGVNPNFPSQTDKAGGSKEETINEQKDKDSGTAQLETREENDNNKTEEKTADSSTDRSKVASASVEELSLGSSSEAQVMETEDNDNQKKENKSMQPVQDQTKVILGDPSPPTFSVSQALDTLTGMDDSTQVAVNSVFGVLENMLNQLEEGSDEENGVQDRNDVEDSVTETDNAAGNPKLEEKEENESEQSMQSDTLGDRPVYNHHVGIQLPHVPRIGSIEEETMQYLSSSNGKSMDISQGIKNNIHVRMGKTKNKDQLVGSKLLADKTDKLRRVTNNPMYITANPYGTAFDNKYLRKHLVAKKHSKSLDLDSTAALLLDYFPEEGQWKLLEQPENIGISNGDVDENKFDAPSPVKLNDSENFIEPSYVIFHTEKQQEPVAEYETSDPTNNKVEISNDKLVELMQFVKNIVMDSLKVEVGRRLGAIDMKEIKPRLARDLEVVANAASLVVGHEEHIRCVETPIRCTSGKLGTLPGKHIIRAISSAARDTSYLRRVLPIGVIVGSSLAALRKSFNVATVKENNQREVLTHVQGNNLGVKTHSKVSVAEIDKKPFAKSSHKTSLGSSVNREVEKDELKNSNNHTVMVGAVTAALGASALLVSQQGLYKGNETAETSSEYFKVKANHHQEPENVEGSVSEKSQDNMVTCLAEKAMSVAGPVVPMKDGGVDQERFGSKRWLVEACWQTSFTLGWHTWCNEFD; this is encoded by the exons ATGACTCTCGTCTCTCCTCCGCTTCACTCCAATCCCCATCCTctcctcttctcttcctctAAACGACACCGTTTCCAACTCCTTGAGTTCCGCGTCATCCGTCGCAGAAGAAGGCTCAAAACCTTTCCTTCCCGTCTTTCCCTCCGATCCCAATTTAATTTCCCTGACCTTTTTCACGACCTTTTCTCGCAATTCCCTTCCCTCAACTCGTTCGATTTCCTCGCTCCTCTCTCCCTCGGTTTCGCCTCAGCCTTTTCTCTTCGTCTCTCGCGGTTTAAACCCCCTCCGGTCGTCTCCAACGATGATGTCGGCGAGTGGATTCTTTTCGCCAGTCCGACCACCTTTAACCGTTTTGTCTTCCTTCGATGCCCGTCGATATCGTTCTCCGGGAGCGAGCTGTTGGAGGACGTCAACGAGAAGCTGGTGAAGGAGGACAGGCATTTCGTGAGTCTCAACAAGGGGAGGATGAAGATTCTTTTTGCGAGTTCCGAGGAAGAAGAGGAGTGGTTGGCGTATCAGAGAGTGTGTGTCAGTACCGACGATGGGGGTGTGATTTCCTTGGATTGGCCGGCCAACTTGGACTTGAATGAGGAGCAGGGATTGGACACCACCTTATTGCTCGTGCCGGGGACGCCACAGGGCAGCATGGATACCAACGTGAGGTCCTTTGTCTGCGAGGCGCTCCAGAGGGGTTGTTTTCCTGTGGTCATGAACCCCAGGGGTTGTGCGGGTTCGCCTCTCACCACGGCGCG gTTATTTTCAGCTGCTGACAGCGATGATATCTCCACAGCTATACAGTTCATCAATGAGGCAAGACCATGTGCGACATTGATGGCCGTGGGCTGGGGATATGGTGCAAATATGTTGACAAAGTACTTGGCAGAATCTGGAGAGAAAACGCCACTTTCAGCTGCTACATGCATAGACAATCCTTTTGACTTAGAGGAGGCCACAAGGTCCTCTTCACATCACCTCGCTATTGATCAGAAGCTCACTGGTGGACTAATAGATATTCTCAGATCTAACAAG GAGCTATTTCAAGGCAAAGCAAAAGGGTTTAATGTGGAGAAGGCTCTGTTGGCAACATCTGTCcgtgattttgaaaaatcaatATCCATGGTTTCTTATGGGTTTGATGCATTAGAAGATTTTTATTCACAGTCTAGCACTAGAGATGCAGTTGGGAAGGTGAAGATTCCTGTTCTTTATATACAG AATGATGATGGGATGGTGCCACTATTATCTATTCCCCGTGATTTGATAGCGGAAAATCCATTTACAAGTCTGCTCTTTTGTTCTTCTATGCCTTCTAGTATTGTTGCAAGTAGCAAATCTGCTCTGTCCTGGTGCCAGCATCTTACGATTGAG TGGCTTACAGCTGTGGAACTAGGACTTCTGAAGGGTCGCCATCCTCTCCTGAAAGATATGGATGTTACCATTAACCCTTCAAAAGGCTTATCTCTTGTTGAAGCTAGAGCATCTGATGAGAGTGGTGATATGGACAGGCTCTTGAATCTCACCGAATCAAACTCTCTGAACGGATATGCTGTAgatccaataaaaaatatgcTAGAAGAGAGTGATACTGCCGCTAGCATCCACTTGAGGTCTCGACGAGATTCACAAGAAAATTTGGAAGTTGAAGACATGAGAGTGCAAGAAGTGGAAAATGGTGCTTTGCAACATGTTAACTCAGTTGATGGAGAATTCATTATAGAGGAGGGAGTCAGTTCATCAGACGGTGAAAGAGGTCAAGTGCTACAAACAGCACAAGTTGTTATGACTATGCTTGATATAACCATGCCAGGTACCTTGACaggagagaagaaagagaag GTCTTGACTGCTGTGAATCAAGGAGAGACACTTCTACAAGCTTTGCAAGATGCTGTGCCAGAAGATGTTCGTGGAAAGCTTACAGCTGCTGCAACTGGAATTTTGCAGGCCCAAGGCACACACTTAAAATTTGATGGACTCCGTGATGCTGTTCAGATTCCGGATGTTCCATCAGgattaaaatcaaatatccaAGAGAAAGTAAGAAGATTATCTGGTGCAGAAGGTATTGAAAAAGACCACAATTCTTCAGACCAGATAAAGCAGGCTGATGAAGTGACAGATTGCTCAACTTACACACAACCTGGCTCAGAAAAACCTACTGTAGAACCTGAATCAGATCTCTCTGAGGAGAAATCACAAAGATCTGTAAATTTGGGTCAGTTTCAATCAACAGGTGGTGATGGAGTTGATATATCTGATTCCGTTAGGAAAGACAGCAATGAACTGgggaatgatgatgaatctgcTGAATTCTACAAAGAAAATCCTGCTCCATCTCTTGACTATGGTGAGAAGGGATCAGAAACAGGTGTTAACCCTAATTTTCCCAGTCAGACTGATAAGGCAGGTGGCAGCAAGGAAGAAACAATTAATGAGCAAAAAGATAAGGACAGTGGAACAGCTCAATTAGAGACAAGAGaggaaaatgataataataaaactgaagAGAAAACTGCAGATTCTTCAACTGACCGAAGTAAGGTGGCATCAGCCAGTGTAGAAGAATTATCTCTTGGGTCCTCCTCTGAGGCCCAAGTCATGGAAACGGAAGATAATGATAATcagaagaaggaaaacaaaagtATGCAGCCTGTTCAGGATCAGACTAAGGTTATCTTGGGTGATCCTAGTCCCCCTACCTTCAGTGTATCCCAAGCATTGGATACTTTAACAGGGATGGATGATTCCACACAAGTGGCTGTTAACAGTGTTTTTGGTGTACTAGAAAATATGCTAAATCAGTTGGAGGAGGGTTCAGATGAGGAAAATGGAGTCCAGGATAGGAATGATGTTGAAGACTCTGTTACTGAGACAGATAATGCTGCTGGCAATCCGAAGttggaagagaaagaagaaaatgagagtgaacAGAGCATGCAGTCTGATACTTTGGGTGATCGTCCTGTGTATAATCACCATGTTGGCATTCAGTTACCCCATGTACCAAGAATTGGAAGCATAGAGGAGGAAACCATGCAATACCTCAGTTCTTCTAATGGGAAAAGTATGGATATATCTCAGGGTATTAAGAACAATATCCATGTGAGGATGGGCAAAACCAAAAATAAGGATCAATTAGTTGGTAGTAAACTTCTGGCTGATAAGACAGACAAGCTTAGACGTGTAACTAATAATCCAATGTACATAACTGCAAATCCATATGGGACAGCTTTTGACAACAAATACTTGCGCAAACATCTTGTTGCAAAGAAGCATTCAAAATCACTTGACTTGGATTCAACAGCTGCTCTCTTGCTTGACTATTTTCCAGAAGAAGGTCAATGGAAGCTGTTGGAACAACCAGAAAATATTGGGATCTCCAATGGCGATGTTGATGAGAATAAGTTTGACGCGCCCTCACCTGTGAAGTTAAATGATTCAGAAAATTTTATTGAACCATCCTATGTCATATTTCATACTGAAAAGCAACAGGAACCAGTTGCGGAATATGAAACATCAGACCCTACGAATAACAAAGTTGAAATTAGTAATGATAAATTAGTGGAGTTGATGCaatttgtgaaaaatattgTTATGGATTCGTTGAAAGTTGAAGTTGGTCGTAGACTAGGCGCAATTgacatgaaagaaataaaacccAGGCTTGCTAGAGATTTGGAAGTTGTGGCAAATGCTGCGTCATTGGTTGTTGGACATGAGGAGCATATTCGGTGTGTAGAAACACCTATTCGCTGTACTTCAGGAAAGCTTGGGACTCTTCCTGGAAAGCATATCATTAGAGCCATTTCATCTGCTGCTCGGGACACCAGCTACTTGAGAAGAGTGCTTCCTATTGGTGTTATTGTAGGGTCTAGCTTAGCTGccttaagaaaatctttcaatgTGGCTacagtaaaagaaaataatcagAGAGAAGTTCTGACCCATGTGCAAGGCAATAACTTGGGGGTAAAAACTCATAGTAAGGTTAGTGTCGCAGAGATTGATAAAAAGCCGTTTGCTAAATCTAGTCATAAAACTAGTTTGGGCAGTTCAGTAAACAGAGAAGTGGAAAAGGATGAAttgaaaaactcaaacaatCATACTGTCATGGTTGGCGCTGTAACGGCTGCACTAGGGGCTTCTGCTTTACTGGTTAGCCAGCAG GGTTTGTACAAAGGCAATGAAACTGCTGAAACTTCATCAGAGTACTTCAAGGTGAAAGCTAATCATCATCAGGAGCCTGAAAATGTTGAGGGGTCGGTATCTGAAAAGAGCCAGGATAACATGGTCACATGCCTTGCTGAGAAAGCTATGTCAGTTGCTGGTCCAGTGGTACCAATGAAAGATGGTGGAGTGGATCAAGAAAG ATTTGGGTCAAAAAGGTGGCTTGTTGAAGCTTGTTGGCAAACTAGCTTTACTCTGGGGTGGCATACGTGGTGCAATGAGTTTGACTGA